GTTGCGACCCGCAAAACTTCTGAAGTTACCCTAAATGCCCTTGCACCTGCTTTACCAGAGTTGATTGGTGGTTCTGCTGACCTCACCCACTCCAACTTAACTTACTTAAAAGTATCCGGTGATTTCCAAAAAGGTCAATACCACAACCGCAACCTCCGTTTTGGAGTGCGCGAGCATGGCATGGGATCGATTTGTAACGGTATTGCCCTGCACGGTTCTGGATTAATTCCCTACTGTGCGACTTTCCTCGTCTTTGCCGACTATATGCGAGCAGCAATTCGTTTGTCAGCACTGTCACAGGCTGGGGTCATTTACGTAATGACTCACGACTCCCTAGCTTTAGGAGAAGATGGTCCTACCCACCAACCAGTAGAAACCATTGCTTCCTTGCGAGCAATTCCCAACCTGATCGTCTACCGTCCTGCAGATGGAAACGAAACCTCAGGTGCTTACAAAGTTGCAGTTGAACAAGCAAATCAACACCGTCCGACCCTACTTGCTTTCTCACGGCAAAATTTGCCTCAATTACCAGGAAGCAGTATTGAGAAAACAGCAAAGGGTGGTTACATCGTTGATGGAGATGAGAACGAAACACCCGATATTATCCTCATCGGTACTGGTAGCGAAGTACACCTTTGTGTCGAAGCTGCTCAGAAACTGAGAGAAGCAGGTAAAAAAGTGCGTGTTGTCTCCCTACCTTCCTGGGAAATCTTTGAAGAGCAACCAGCAGATTACCGCGAATCCGTACTACCGAAAGCTATTACCAAGCGGTTAGCTGTAGAAGCGGCTTCTAGCTTTGGTTGGGCGCGTTACCTTAGCAGCGAAGGCGCGATGATTAGTGTTGAGCGTTTTGGTGTTTCTGCTCCTGGCGGTATTGCCATGGAGAAGTTTGGCTACACAGTTGATAACGTGTTGGCTAAAGCAAAAGAATTGTTGGGTTAATTGGCAACAGACTATTTTCTTAATTTCTTTAAGGGTGGGTAATACCTGCCCTTTTTTTATAGATATCAGTTATTACTATTCATAGTTCCCTGTTTACTGTTTACTGGTAACTATTCACTGTTCACTGTTCACTGATAATGGTTCACTCTACCCTTGTAGCAACACTCTATGTTGACCCAGTGATGGGAAATGATGCCAATTCTGGAACACGGTCAAACCCCTACCGAAGTCTGACCCGTGCTTTAAAGGAAACGACATCAGCCAAAATGATTCAGCTTGCATCCGGAACTTATAGCACTGCAAGTGGTGAAGCGTTTCCCCTTGTCATTCCAGATGGGGTAATGGTGTTAGGGAACGAAGCAACGAAAGGGAAAGGTATTTTGATTTCCGGAAGTGGTGAGTATCACAGCCAAGGTTTTGGTACGCAAAATATTACATTGCTTTTACTGGGTGATGCTCAATTAATAGGTGTGACAGTCACAAATCCCATGGCAAAGGGAACTGGTGTCTGGATTGAATCTACTTCTCCAACTTTGGCTAACAACACCTTTACTAAGTGCGGACGCGAAGGGGTGTTTGTGAGTGAGACTGCCAAACCAGCGATTTTGGATAACGTCTTTGTGCAAAATACAATTAGTGGTTTGGTCATGGCACGCCATAGCAAGGGGGAAGTGCTGCGAAATGTTTTGCAAAAAAATGCTTTGGGGATAGCAATTAGCGATTTGGCTGCTCCTTTCGTAGCTTATAATAAAGTATCAGAAAACCGTACAGGAATAGCTTTCTCACGAAGTGCAAGTCCCGTGTTGCGTCACAATCTTATAGAAAAGAATATTCAAGATGGTTTATTGGTGAATGGTGAGGCAAGTCCCGATTTAGGCAGTACTCAAGACCCCGCAGGTAATATTTTTCGTGATAACGGTCAATTTGATGTT
This genomic interval from Scytonema hofmannii PCC 7110 contains the following:
- a CDS encoding DUF1565 domain-containing protein — protein: MVHSTLVATLYVDPVMGNDANSGTRSNPYRSLTRALKETTSAKMIQLASGTYSTASGEAFPLVIPDGVMVLGNEATKGKGILISGSGEYHSQGFGTQNITLLLLGDAQLIGVTVTNPMAKGTGVWIESTSPTLANNTFTKCGREGVFVSETAKPAILDNVFVQNTISGLVMARHSKGEVLRNVLQKNALGIAISDLAAPFVAYNKVSENRTGIAFSRSASPVLRHNLIEKNIQDGLLVNGEASPDLGSTQDPAGNIFRDNGQFDVRNVTSKKLISVGNQLFPTKVQGLVEFATHTENTVKAVLFKTKFTDMAGHWATAFVEALFSKKLISPFPDGTFQPDAPITRAQYAALVAGAFHPVTKRQVPEFTDISKDYWAYDAIRVAAQSGFVSGFSNLTFRPEQYVLRLQAIVSLVSGLSLSATFSEDLVNYSDRNTIPKAALTAVATATQNKIIVNFPDPNLIQVNREATRAEVAAMVYQALVAIGTVPAIHSPYIVSLPIMEVE